A DNA window from Altererythrobacter sp. B11 contains the following coding sequences:
- a CDS encoding DUF305 domain-containing protein, whose translation MIATSTVVMFLLMYANTYSADHIFWSETRFWMTFVMGAVMMVIMLLFMWSMYKNKTKNFIILGTAAVVFSLALWLVRSQSTVTDTEYMKAMIPHHSIAIMTSERAHIRDPRVRELAKDIIVAQRREIAEMKYLIEDIERNGVRTAQRQPRPAEMAPKAAPLATPVEENAQ comes from the coding sequence ATGATCGCGACGTCCACCGTCGTCATGTTCTTGCTGATGTATGCCAACACCTACAGCGCCGACCACATCTTCTGGAGCGAAACACGCTTCTGGATGACCTTCGTCATGGGCGCGGTGATGATGGTAATCATGCTGCTGTTCATGTGGTCGATGTACAAGAACAAGACCAAGAATTTCATCATTCTGGGCACCGCAGCAGTGGTCTTCAGCCTGGCGTTGTGGCTCGTGCGAAGCCAGTCGACGGTCACCGATACCGAGTACATGAAGGCGATGATCCCTCACCACTCGATCGCGATCATGACCAGCGAACGGGCCCACATCCGCGATCCGCGGGTGCGCGAACTCGCCAAGGACATCATCGTCGCGCAGCGCCGCGAGATCGCCGAAATGAAATATCTGATCGAAGACATCGAGAGAAACGGCGTGCGCACTGCGCAAAGGCAGCCGCGCCCCGCCGAAATGGCTCCCAAGGCCGCACCCCTGGCCACGCCGGTAGAGGAGAATGCACAGTGA
- a CDS encoding DUF6692 family protein — MIRLAPIAALGLLALTGCNQNTDPGNDREAQLEPAPTPAPKMGAAEALSGIATEAIQPETMSDADVASLGGMSGKCSLRLTAVGFPSFVYDDPQGTGVIKLNGKLIPLASRGEGKFADGGLRVELRPVDQEFGDDGRREAEMIIWLPEAKDELGFRGYEVCTQKR; from the coding sequence GTGATCCGTTTAGCACCGATTGCCGCCCTCGGCCTGCTGGCTCTGACCGGCTGCAACCAGAACACCGATCCGGGAAACGACCGGGAGGCTCAACTCGAGCCTGCGCCGACACCGGCGCCCAAGATGGGCGCCGCCGAGGCACTGTCGGGCATCGCGACCGAAGCAATCCAGCCGGAGACCATGAGCGATGCAGATGTCGCGAGTCTAGGAGGAATGAGCGGCAAATGTTCGCTCCGTCTGACCGCGGTCGGCTTCCCGTCGTTCGTCTACGACGATCCGCAGGGCACGGGCGTCATCAAACTCAACGGCAAGCTGATCCCGCTGGCCTCGCGCGGCGAAGGTAAGTTTGCGGATGGCGGTCTGCGCGTCGAACTGCGCCCGGTCGATCAGGAGTTTGGGGACGATGGCAGGCGCGAAGCCGAGATGATCATCTGGCTCCCAGAAGCGAAGGATGAGCTGGGCTTCCGGGGGTACGAGGTGTGCACCCAGAAGCGATGA
- a CDS encoding c-type cytochrome, which yields MHKEISWRSTLIGAVGMLMIMATIALVVILTGSYNVAADERHTTPVEWALSTSMENSVRARAENVQPPPTFTSTMISAGGAEYKAMCQHCHGGVGAAKEEWVKGMRPQPPALASAAKEWQPAEIFWLVKHGVKATAMPSFGDTHEDATIWNIVAFVKAMPSMSAEQYAAYAAESGSHSEEGEGAAHSH from the coding sequence ATGCACAAGGAGATATCCTGGCGCAGTACCCTGATCGGCGCGGTAGGTATGCTCATGATAATGGCTACGATCGCGCTCGTCGTCATCCTCACAGGCAGTTACAACGTCGCGGCCGACGAGCGCCATACTACCCCCGTTGAATGGGCGCTTAGCACTTCAATGGAAAATTCGGTCCGGGCGAGAGCCGAAAATGTTCAGCCGCCGCCAACCTTCACGTCGACCATGATTTCGGCCGGCGGAGCGGAATACAAGGCCATGTGTCAGCACTGCCACGGTGGTGTAGGAGCCGCTAAGGAAGAGTGGGTGAAAGGAATGCGGCCCCAGCCCCCCGCGCTCGCCTCGGCAGCCAAGGAATGGCAGCCTGCTGAGATTTTCTGGCTTGTGAAGCACGGCGTCAAAGCAACTGCCATGCCTTCTTTTGGCGATACACATGAAGATGCGACAATCTGGAATATCGTCGCTTTCGTGAAAGCGATGCCGAGCATGAGCGCAGAGCAATACGCCGCCTACGCGGCCGAAAGCGGCAGTCACTCAGAGGAGGGCGAAGGCGCCGCTCATTCGCACTGA
- a CDS encoding DUF2231 domain-containing protein — protein MPPVHPALVHYPVALGVTSVIADTVAAVAGFPQLFVVGQWAMAIAAAGAAVAAPAGYWDMKRDDLAHETHELVHLHMKSGLTLVVALVIGAIWRWSLDSPAVTYLLFAWIVLGGLTLQTWMGGEIVYVHGGGVAAAGQGTAPEAEAKRPSRMLYRRLSGEREGSGSGE, from the coding sequence ATGCCGCCCGTTCATCCCGCCCTTGTCCATTACCCCGTAGCCTTGGGAGTCACCTCAGTCATCGCAGATACCGTCGCCGCGGTCGCTGGGTTTCCGCAGCTGTTCGTCGTTGGCCAATGGGCGATGGCGATTGCAGCGGCAGGTGCGGCCGTGGCCGCGCCGGCCGGGTATTGGGACATGAAGCGGGATGACTTGGCGCATGAGACGCATGAGCTCGTCCACCTGCACATGAAGTCCGGCCTGACACTCGTTGTTGCACTAGTGATCGGCGCGATCTGGCGCTGGTCGCTCGATAGCCCGGCGGTAACTTACCTCTTATTTGCGTGGATTGTTCTTGGAGGCCTGACCCTGCAGACCTGGATGGGCGGAGAAATTGTGTATGTCCATGGCGGCGGGGTTGCAGCCGCGGGTCAGGGGACTGCGCCCGAAGCTGAAGCGAAGAGGCCTTCGCGAATGCTGTACCGGCGTTTGAGCGGCGAGCGTGAGGGCTCCGGAAGCGGCGAGTGA
- a CDS encoding potassium channel family protein — MITALLIGVVLFILGLSLHLGMLRLAKRVSPPGRAPRGARLVGGSLIVLVSHLAVAALFALGFAFAASLGLGGFAKEPSMAWMDYYYFSLITVTTVGLGNIYPTQHLRVITGIASLTGFLLISCTAQYVYQTMSKQEE, encoded by the coding sequence ATGATTACCGCGCTTCTCATCGGCGTTGTGTTGTTCATTCTGGGTCTTTCGCTCCACCTGGGGATGCTTCGTCTGGCCAAGCGGGTCTCGCCCCCCGGGCGAGCCCCACGCGGAGCCCGCCTGGTCGGCGGCTCGCTGATAGTCCTTGTCAGCCATTTGGCTGTGGCTGCCTTGTTTGCGCTCGGCTTTGCCTTCGCCGCCAGTCTCGGGCTGGGCGGGTTTGCCAAGGAACCGTCTATGGCTTGGATGGATTACTATTACTTCTCGTTGATCACGGTCACCACCGTCGGTTTGGGAAACATTTATCCTACGCAGCATTTGCGGGTGATCACCGGAATTGCATCGCTCACCGGATTTCTCCTGATCAGCTGCACCGCCCAGTACGTCTATCAAACCATGAGCAAACAGGAGGAATGA